Below is a window of Jaculus jaculus isolate mJacJac1 chromosome 23, mJacJac1.mat.Y.cur, whole genome shotgun sequence DNA.
aaaagtaggggaaacccttcaacatattggtcttggcaaagactttctgaatacaaccccaattgctcaggcaataaaaccacagattaatcactgggacctcatgaaattagaaagactttgcactgcaaagaggcaacctacagaatgggaaaaaatcttcgccagctatatttctgatagaggattattatctaggatatacaaagaactcaaaaagttaaataataaggaatcaaacaagcctatcaaaaaatgggctttagccgggcgtggtggcacacgcctttaatcccagcactcaggaggcagaggtaggaggattgccatgagttcaaggccaccctgagatgacagagttaattccaggtcagcctggaccagagtgagaccctacctcaaaaaaaggggggggggggttggagctaaatagagcattctcaaaggaagaaatacgaatggcatataagcatctaaataaatgttctacgtcactagtcatcagggaaatgcagattaaaactacactgagtttccatctcactcctgtcagattggccaccatatgtaaacaaatgatcataaatgttggcggggatgtggaaaaagaggaacccttctacactgctggtgggaatgcaatctggtccagccattgtggaaaacagtgtggaggttcctaaaacagctaaagattgatctaccatatgacccagccatagcactcctaggcatatatccaaaggactcatctcatttccttagaagtacatgctctaccatgtttattgctgctcaatttataatagctgggaaatggaaccagcctagatgttcctcaactgatgagtggataatgaagatgtggcacatttatacaatggagttctactcagtggtaaagaaaaatgaagttatgaaatttgcagaaaaatggatggacctagaaaggattatactaagtgaggtaacccaggcccagaaagccaagcgccacatgttctgtctcatatgtggatcctagctacagatgattgggcttctgcgtgagaatgaaaatacttagtagcagaggccagtaagttaaaaaggagacataaagggaagaaaaaggaagggaggagggtaattaataggttgatatcgtatatatgtaagtacaatgattgagatggggaggtaatatgatggagaatggaatttcaaaggggaaagtgtgaggggagagggagggaattaccatgggatattttttataatcatggaaaatgctaataaaaaattttttaaaaattaactaatacattgaggattaattggaaattacactGTGCTTACAatccccagagttcaggacaggtagaaaggatgaattggTCTTAAGACcgtaactaaattaaccctagagactGGCAAAGGTTGGGTGggactccttccctttgccctgtaCTCCATACATAAaggaattactccatttaaaattatgtgtggACCCCACCCCCATCCTGCCCTGGATGGATCTTaaacagataactgactttactaatgTAAGGCTTCTTCTGTTCTATCAAGAGTCCAGGAATCCATTGTTTGGCAGTCTAGActgcttttcagacacaccctgtttGTCCCCCAGCCCTTTCAGCCTGGAGACAGCTTGGATCAAGAGACACCGTATTGGGTTGTACTGGGACGTTGGAAGGGCCCCCACCAGGTCATTTTAACCATTCCAATGGCTATGCAAGTAAAGGGGACAAAGTAAAAGAGGATTAGACTTTTTATAAAACAAGAGGGCCTATGTACGGCTTTAGAGAAAATACCAATTcgtttcagtctatgtttagttggtctccatgaCAACTTTCCCTTatctcttctattgctggccccTGATACTACTACTCTTAAGCCTTACCATgggaccctgcattattaatacgctaagcaaatatatattttaaaaaatagaattagttCTTTAAACTTATGGTATTATGGACACAATATGTGCCCCCATCTGAAACTGAACAAACCCTAGACATTATCCCTCACAAGTCAAAGATTTTAACTCAGTGCCATGTCAGAAGGGGGACtggaaagagaacaaaatatcaTATTTCTCCCCACTTCGTTATACCTAGTCTAGAGAAATATACAAGTCAGGACGCTCTGTTGACAgcagacaaacaggaggctctgctactGGCAGGTAAacagaggctctgctgggatgaacaacATTTCTTGGGGCCTGcactgttgagcaaactccttaagataaacggggctcctggtcacaggcctgcctCACACCCCCAAGTAGCACTttctgtaactgaccaacagatctgtttacaagttcctttataaacttttttttacttttatggctgtaaatgtcacatgtaaattgtgatttagggtttaactcccatcctgtttttggtttttttttcctaacattaTGTGGTCCTTTCCAATAAAAGCTAACACTTTGAACAGTTCAGGGCTAGACTCAAAATCTGGAGTGGAGACCTGGTATACCagactttccttttctttcctttttacctaataaaactttgcctcacattccatgagttgatggtcttacttaTGTGACACTGGGCCCCATaacataatgtggtggtttgatttatatgctctccataaacttatgtgttctgaatgttgggttcccagctggtggcaatttggtaattggagccttctgaaggcagtgtattattggaggtgggcttgtgtgtgttatagccagcttccccttgccagtgtttagcataatctcctgttgctgttgtccatctgatttttgacaggAGGTGATGTTCCAGCCTCtacttatgtcatcattttcccctgacatcatggagtttcctcttgattctgtaagccaaaataaaccctttcctcctacaagctgctctgggttgtgtgttttctgccagcaatgcaaagctgactgtgACAAGACCTAACCCTCTTGTTTTGGGAGATAATAAAACCTCAATGCACCCCCTGGTAAATTATGCAAAGCCTCCCAAGAGGCCTTGCTCTATAATCCTCAGAAAGAGTGAGACCGCTTGGGCTGAAGAACTCACTGGGGTGGAGAATGCTTTATAGAATTGGGTCACCTGTCCTCTCACACACTTAACtcatgagccctctctccatccccccgccaaaaaaaatgtaggccattgccaaagcatttAGTTACCCACCCAAACTAGAAtgtaagaccccattgctaaagacaccataggctgctCCAGTGGGACATTGaaagatcatgctggaactgacatggaagccagctccctactctctagctctcatagtgctagaaagcactatgtCAGACATTGGAGGTGCCAGTGCAATGGCGGTGCATAAGTTATAAGGGTAgtcagctgctctctaattggattatGAGGCTGGTCAGGATGAACGAATCCATGCCTTCCTTGTACTAAGAACAAGGTCAGAAGCCTATGGTTTGGAGGGGCAGAGACCATAGAGGACAGTTTTCACTGTTCCTTAGCTGGAGAGATTATGCCCATCACAAAGCCTTCTAAATCAATATGTTTATCCACTCTGCTCAATGATGCTCTCACCCTTGGTTAGAGTCTGCATTTTACAGATGACGGTGAgtagggagacccaagacccattaaaacaacagagagaaagctaaGTCCCTATCATGGGTTGTGTCATCTCTATGCCACACACCAGGGCCAAGGCAACACTACCAAGGAAGTGATGGACTAAATGTGAGTGCTTTTCTCAGTGCTAGCCAGGAAACCATCTTCAAAGAAATGGCAGTAAGTATTGAGGAGACTcacaaagcaaaaataagaagcttctgagagctcaacaaaacaaaaggaaacttCTAAAGTGACCTCCAAAGTTCAGGGACCATTGATGAAGAgcgagcagaaagaatgtaatacaAAAACACCATGATGGGAAGACATACTGGGAGGCATTTCCTCCCACAGGTACCAACTGGTACACTCATGAGCCCATAGTGGCCACAGAcatccccactgaggagagccctcagtggagtagGACATGTCAGaggggacagaggaggacaaccAGATGGAACATGATCAATTTGTAGCATGTTCATGTATAAAAGttcctaataaaaattttaaaatggtctTATAAGTGGAAGATAAACAGATGAGAAAAATGTAGAAGTTAAAGTATGTTGTCTTAAAAAGAAGTTGTGAGTTAAGGTTTTCTGAATAATGACAtgggtgctcactctcaccactgcttttcaacatggTACTTAAAAGTCTTaactcaagaaataagacaagagaaggaaataaaagggatttaaattgcaaaggaagaagtaaaactaGCCCTATTctcagatggcatgattctatacatgagaattaaaaaaaaaaaaaagccaggcatggtggcgcacacctttaatcccagcactcgggaggtagaggtaggcgaatcgccatgagttcgaggccaccctgaaactccatagtgaattccaggtcagcctgggccagagtgagatcctacctcaaaagaaccgaaaagaaaaaaaacaaacgtTCACCAAAAACTCCTAGAAGTGAAAAAcactttcagtaaagtggcaagatataaaatcaacacacaacaatcagtagtcttcctatatatAAAGAGCAACAATATGAAGGGGGGGAAGCAAAGGTGTCCTGTTTAGAATAGTCACAAATAAGTCTCCCTAACCcaggaagtaaaagacctatacaatgaaaacattacaaTGCTGAAGAAAGAATTGGAAGAAGACCTGAGAAGATGGAATGATCTTCTACGCTCATAGATTAGaggaattaatattgttaaaatggccatcgtaccaaaagcaatataaagattCCATGCAAtgccaatcaaaatcccaacaacGTTCTTCATAAAGTTAGAAAAACAAgtcacaaaattcatatggaagcacacaGCGCCTCATGCAACCAAAATGTAGTCAGCAAAAGGAAGACCTCTGctggcatcaccacacctgatatcAGGCTGtaatataataaaaacagcacagtactcgcataaaaacagacacataggttCATGGAATAGAACTGAAGATCCAGGTATGAGCTTGAGTAACTTCATTTACCTGACCTTTGATAACGGGACTAAAAGCACTCACTGCagcaaagacagcatcttcagcaagtggtgttgcAGAACTGGACAGCCACATGAAGAAGACTGAATTTGTGCCCCTCTTCTAACTTTGCACAAAAGTCAACTTCAGCCGGtcatgggggcacacgcctttagtcccagcactagggaggcagaagtaggaggattgccgtgagttcgaggccaccctgagactacatagtgaattccaggtcagcctgggctagtgtggtggtttgaattcaggtgtccccataaacttaggtgttctgaatgctaggttcccagctgatggatatttgggaattaatgcctcctggagggagtgtattgctgggggcgggcttatgggctttatagccattttctccatgccagtgtttggcacaccctcctgttgctgtggtccaccttctgttggccagggggtgatgtccaccctctgctcatgccatcgttttctcctgccatcgtggagcttcccctcgagcctttaagccaaaataaatctctttttcccagaagttgctctttcttgggtgatttctaccagcaatgtgaaccggagtgcaacagctagagtaagactacctcgaaaaaaaaaaaaatcaacttcaaagggattaaggacctcaatataagacctaaaattcTAAATCAACTAGGAGAAACAATAGGGAGAACACTCCAAAATAAAAGTGTAgggagactttctgaataagactacagtagcccagggaattaggCAAGAACTCAAcaactgagacctcatgaaaataaaaagctattttacagatgagcagACCATCCACAGTCAATAGACAAACTACTGAATGGAAGCAAATATTCATCAGCTACACCTCCAACAAAGGTTTAACACCTAGAATCTGCAAACAACTCACAaacctaaacattttaaattcaaacaccccactcaaaaCACAGGACAGGACATTGAacacagagttctcaaaggaataaatacaaatgaccgttaaatactagggaaatgaaaattaaaatgactgCGAGGTTCCATcacactccagtcagaatggcaatcatcaGGAACTCAAGTGACATCACATGCTGGCGggggtgtggagaaagaggaacccccaTCTGCTGCAGGGGGGAGTGCAAACTTGAATAGCCACTATAGAAAGCAATATGCAGACTCTGAAAATAGAACTGCCATAAATCCAGCTATACCTCTTTGGGGCATATACATAAAGAATCTATTCCACAGAGCGTGCGCAATCatttttgttgctgctctatttacataCAATGGCCAGGAACGAGAATGAGCCCAGATGCCGACCAACAAATgagtggctaatgaagatgtgtacacagtgaaattctactcagtagtgAGGACAAATGAAATcaactttgcaggaaaatggaagaaCTTGAAAAAAACATGCTAAGTGAGATAAcacaggttcagaaagacaaacacctcatGTCCTCTTGCATATGTAGTTCCTAGCCTGGATCAGCTTCAGTTCATTGTAAAGCCCAGTAAGTATCAACAGCATGGACATGGTACTAGAATGAAAGTGGGAACAAGGAGAAGTAGGAAAGGGAAAAGGGCTATTCAACAACAAATCGAGggtcaacaaaaagaaagaaagggggctggagagatggcttagcggctaagcgcttgcctgtgaagcctaaggaccccggttcgaggcttggttcctcaggtcccatgttagacagatgcacaagggggcacacacatctggagttcttttgcagaggctggaagccctggcgcgcccattctctctctctccctctatctgtctttctctctgtgtctgtcactctcaaataaataaataaaagatggacaaaatttttttttaaataaataaataaaaaaagaaaggaaggaaggtaggaagaagGGGCCACAAAGGTCTTGGGAATAGAGGAAGAGACTTGGGGGTAATGCACAAAACTCATGGCAACATGAATTCCACagaaaccttcttcctggataCCATTCTATAAGTCATTACTCTCAGTAAAGGGTAGGGGCACCTGAACAGAAGAGCCTCATGGGCGGTGGAGACAGTACAACCTTAAAACCATGAGCTCTGGCTAATAAATCTCAGGGCCAGAATTTggtaccccccacacacagtgaGCTAGCTGTTGGTTACGGTGATACaggaggtccccaaaataatacaggcaatttccaaaacacttggttaccttcAAAAGCTAAAAGGTAAgctcctattgctgaagatgctacagcctgtggccacaggacatcaagtgaccatgctggaactgagaaggaatcTAGTTCCTTCCCAGCTAGCCCTCATATGAGAGCTCCTGGAGAATAACAGTTGCTAACAGATTGAATAAGCAGGCGATCCTGCCtgatacaaaatcaaccagctgatcAGAAAGCacatacttgtgcaatagtggcacagtatggtaaccaactgctcacagattggacatgagaccgctcagtgggagagaactcatatctgccTCTGAGAACCAAGCTAGATTCCCTAGGACAGAAAACCAGTAGgttccagagacagagagaacctcCACGACTCCTTAAGAAAAGTGGACATACATATCAATAAGTCTCTGTAGTACTAGACTTTATACCCTTTAATTCAAACTTCTCTCAATTTTGATTGGAGAAATCTGTTCTGTCTTCCAGATGGTGGAGAATGCCAAAGAGAACCAGGATAAGTCAACACATCAAGAATAGACAGCTGGAGCGCTCCCCCAGCCGAGGGAGCGGCCAAGCCCGGCTGCGCGGCCTGGAGTGCGGCGCGGGGCTGGACTCTCGGGAGGAGAAGCCACACCAGGGAACAGAGACCCCTGAACTTAAGGCGCCCTGGCTACATCTGCCCCCCTGCGGAGCCTGGAAGTGGAAGTGACCTGCTCCATCTGCCTTGATTACCTGCGAGACCCTGTGACCATCGACTGTGGCCATGTCTTCTGCCGCAGCTGCACAGGTGACATCCGTCCTATCTCAGGGAGTCGCCCTGTATGCCCACTCTGCAAGAAGCCTTTTAAGAAGGAGAACATCCGGCCCGTGTGGCAGCTGGCCAGCCTGGTGGAGAATATCGAACGACTGAAGGTGGACAAAGGCAGGGAACAGGGAGAGCTGGCCCGGGAGCCACAGGATGTGAAGTTGTGTGAGCGGCACCAGGAGAAGCTGCGCTACTTCTGTGAGGATGATGGAAAACTGCTGTGCATGATGTGCGGAGAATCCCGGAAACACCGGCCCCACACAGCTGTCCTCGTGGAGAAGGCTGCCCTGCCACACAGGGAAAAAATCCTGAACTACCTGAGCACcttgaggagagacagagacaacatTCATGGCCttcaggtgaagagagaagcggACATCCTCGCTGCACTGGTAAAGCTGCAAGAGCAGAAGCAGTACATGGTGTCAGGATTTAAGCGGGAGCAGCACCTGCTGGACCAGCTGGCCACCTTAGAGCAGCTGCTTACTGAGGGCAGAGAAAAGTTCAAGACCCAGGGTGTCAGTGAGCTAAGCCGGCTAGAGATGGTCATTTCTGAGCTGGAGGGTAAGGCACGGCAGCCTGCTGCAGAGCTCATGCAGGATCCTAGGGACTTCGCCAACAAGTATCCACAGAAGTTCTGGGTTGGGAAACCCATCCCTCATATGGTGAAAAGGAAGACAGGAGAGTTCACAGATAAAGTCCTCTCTCTGCAGAGAGGCCTAAGGCAGTTCCAAGGAAAGCTTCTAAGAGAGCTGGAATATAAGACAGTGTCACCCTGGACCCACAGTCAGCCAGCGGATACCTGCAGCTGTCAGAAGATTGGAAGAGTGTGATGTATACCAGCCAGTACCAGAGCAACTCCCTGTACCCCCAGCAGTTTGATTGTGAGCCAGGGGTGCTTGGCAGCAAGGGCTTCACCTGGGGTAAGGTGTACTGGGAAGTGGAAGTGGAAAGGGAAGGCTGGTCTGAGGATGAGGAGgatgtggaggaggaggaaggggatgaaGAGGAGAACGAAGAGGAGGCTGGCTATGGGGATGGATATGATGACTGGGAAACTGATGAGGATGAAGAATcgctgggggaggaggaagaggaggaggaagaagaggaggaagaggaagctcTGGAAAGCTGCATGGTAGAAGTGGCCAGAGACTCTGTCAAGAGGAAGGGAGACCTCTCTCTCCGGCCAGAGGATGGAGTTTGGGCACTGCGGCTCTCCTCCTCTGGATGAGCCCTGAGGCCCAGCTCTTCCCAGCACTGCAGCCCCACAGAGTGGGCATCGCCCTGGATTATGAAGAGGGTACTGTGACATTCACCAATGCAGAATCACAGGAACTCCTCTATACCTTCACTGCCACCTTCACCCAGCGCCTGGTCCCCTTCCTATGGCTCAAGTGGCCAGGAACACGCCTCTTGCTGAGACCCTGAGCCCCAGTGCCTGCCTGAACCCCACATATCAACAGAAGCTTCACTTCTCTGAGATCCCTGGATTCTGATGGGGGAGGATGTCTGGCCAGCACATACTGAAGTGGGAAGAGGAGGGACCCTACATCATGGTCAcccacctccccatctcagtggCCAGAGACCTCGGAGGTATCACTCATCTCTACTTCCCAGTTGGGCTTCTCTTCCTCCTACTTATTTCCTATGGGACCTTCTGCCCCTGGAGTCCATGGGGCCTCTCTGAGTGCCCTTTGTTACAGTTCTGCTCTCTGTTGAACAGGGATGGGGCAGCACTTTCTGATCCAGTTGGTGTCCAATGCCAGCTGGTCTTGGGTAAAACTGATGAGAGCTAAGGCTATTTTAATATCCTCAAACCCATAGGTTCCCTTTGCCCAAAGCCACTGTGCTGCCACTGTCCCTGGTATTTTAAACAGACCTACCCTTCTCAGAGTTAAACACTGAACATGCTGGAATACGCTGAATCAAAATCCACTGAGTCTTCCCAGGCCATGTAGGTTGTTGGCCTGGAGTGCCCGGGAATTGTCGTCTGACATGGTTAAGAGTCCATGCCAAGCCTGGATCCCAGTGGTTGAAGAGGTGGTATTCCCCAGGGCAAGTGGTATCTCAGGGGAGGATCTAGATAGGTGTGGCTGTGTTACTTAACAGCTGTGATCAATGATCAGTGCATTATTTCACAGAGTGATCCAAGTAAGGAGTTTTTTTTGTTAGAAGAATCTTTGCTCTTGATCCATGCATAAAATCACTGGGGTGGGTACTTTCACCTGCCTCGGAGTCTCAGGCCAGTTCCTCCAGGAGGGATTTCAGGTTTCTGTTGCTGGTTATACTGAGTGTCCAGACTCACTTTCTTAGGAGAGGGAATAGAAGTGGGAAGATGGCTATGAGGAGAAAGGGTAGGTAGGCAGAGGAGTCCAAAGAAATGCCCCGATCTTCTTGCGAGGAGGAGAGGGCTTGCAGTGTCTGTCCACTGCCTACTGGCTTAGTCCAAGTCCTTTTGTACAGGGATCCCAGGGCTCACAGGTGACCACCAGCTCCTGCTCTAGCCAAAGTAATGTctcatttttttgtctttaagtCTGTTCATTTTTTGCCTTTTGCCTGTTCATCA
It encodes the following:
- the LOC123456482 gene encoding LOW QUALITY PROTEIN: tripartite motif-containing protein 26-like (The sequence of the model RefSeq protein was modified relative to this genomic sequence to represent the inferred CDS: inserted 2 bases in 2 codons), with product MPKRTRISQHIKNRQLERSPSRGSGQARLRGLECGALATSAPLRSLEVEVTCSICLDYLRDPVTIDCGHVFCRSCTGDIRPISGSRPVCPLCKKPFKKENIRPVWQLASLVENIERLKVDKGREQGELAREPQDVKLCERHQEKLRYFCEDDGKLLCMMCGESRKHRPHTAVLVEKAALPHREKILNYLSTLRRDRDNIHGLQVKREADILAALVKLQEQKQYMVSGFKREQHLLDQLATLEQLLTEGREKFKTQGVSELSRLEMVISELEGKARQPAAELMQDPRDFANKYPQKFWVGKPIPHMVKRKTGEFTDKVLSLQRGLRQFQGKLLRELEYKTXVTLDPQSASGYLQLSEDWKSVMYTSQYQSNSLYPQQFDCEPGVLGSKGFTWGKVYWEVEVEREGWSEDEEDVEEEEGDEEENEEEAGYGDGYDDWETDEDEESLGEEEEEEEEEEEEEALESCMVEVARDSVKRKGDLSLRPEDGVWALRLSSSGXSPEAQLFPALQPHRVGIALDYEEGTVTFTNAESQELLYTFTATFTQRLVPFLWLKWPGTRLLLRP